The window tgaatttttttttcttactttagattaactaaaaataaattatttgaaattatttgaaaattccaattcttatttttcttttctttataaatcagATAAAAAATGGTCTATTTCCAAAAATTCACTCTCACActcttcaaatttaaattttattctattaatatattatagtcattctaaatcatgaaattaaattttaaataaaaataaattttttttcttaaagtaaacaatactttttttttatattaattagttttCAAACAAGCTCTAATGATTGTCAACGAGTAATAATTCAAATAGCATAATTTTTCCATCTTCAACTAAAGATTTAGGATTCGAATCTCACTCTTAACTctaattttaagggaaaaaaaaataGCGCTCTAATGATCATGTATAACCAATATTAACAACAAATGCATGCATCATGCTATGAGCCTATGATCTACCATGTTTGTATACTTCTAAGtctattaaaccataaaaatattAGTAACTTCCCTTCTAAATAAACTGAGGAGTATCTAATCGATCACATCAATAGACAAAAATTGAATATCTAATTATTGATTGAACCTTGACAAACTAAGTTTGATGATAATATTTAGTAGTGTACATTAATTACACTACGATGTGGTTCCTACCAACATGATTGAAACACTGTTTTCCACCATTAGCAGAAATCATAAAAGTGcagtttaaaatatttaaattaaattcccAAAAAGCAATTAAGCTTTCTAGGGAAATATTATGATAGTGACACCAATGTATTATCCGCTAAAATCATGAAGAAAAATCTAATAATCAAAACACTGATATCAACataaacattttaaaattaaataaaaaataaaataaaaatcaacaagaaaacttgTTAAACTTGCATAATATGACAACAACGGCTGAAAGAACAAACAAAAAGGTTGGCAAAGGAATTGACTCATAACTTGTTTGGATTTAAATATTTCCATATGCTTCATTTAAACAGAACAAACATTGCTATGAATATTCCTTGCATTGTATAGCAGCTTTGAAGCAAGTACTATATGTTGTTTCCCAATCTTTATGACTTAAAACGATAAATGTTTTCTATACTCATTCTATTTTTTCGTACAATGAACCGACTCACTCTCTCGTCACCTGAACACCAGGTGAGTAAAAGAGAATAAATCGGTTCAATGTGCGAAAAATAAAACGAGTACAAAAAACACTAATTTTCAAGAACTTATTTGTATTTCTTCTTGTCCTTCTgaagggcattggatcatttcaAGAATGTTGACAACCTCAGCCATATCTGGACGGTTTGATGGAACTTGTGAAGCACAAACCAACCCTAATTTCAACAGAGGAACTGCTTCCTCTGCTGCAAAATTACCAAAAAGCCTCTCATCAACACACTGCTCTAACTTGTCTCCTTCCAATGCACCTCTCACCATGTCACAAAGCACAACCACATCATCCTCCATGTACTCCACAGGCTTTCTCCCTGTCACCACCTCAAGAACAAGGACTCCGAAGCCGTACACGTCGCACTTCTCCGTGATCCTAACCGTCCGGCAGGCGAATTCCGGAGCCATGTATCCAAGTGCACTCTGTATCTTGCTGCTCAAGACATAATGATCCAGCATTGGCAATAGCCTCACAAGGCCAAAGTCTCCAATTCTAGGCTCATAAGAACAATCTATTAGaacattgtttgattttagattGTAGTGGATCATGTTGAGTTTGTGCAAATAGGCCAAACCTCTTGCCATGCCAAGAATAATCTTGAATCTTTGTTGCCAAGAAAGCACAACTTTCTTGCTATTTTCATCATGTAGAAGCTTATGCAAACTCCCTCTGGATAAATACTCATAAATAAGAAGCTGCAATGATGAAGTCCAATAATAACCTTCAAGTGCTACAAGATTCTGGTGCTTGATCTCCCCTAGAATCTTAACTTCCTTCTCAAAATCTTCTTGTGACTTTATCAAACCAGAGATTGTAAGCTTCTTGATTGCAACAGAACGGCCGTCGCGAAGGACAGTGCAATAAACAACTCCGAATCCACCACGGCCGATTTCGCTGTCTTTGTTTAGAAGATTATTAGCCCCATCAGCAAACTCTGCATGGCCGGAAAACATAACTAGCTTGCCATAGTTTGGATCCTTCACGGGCGAACCACTATAGTCTTCGTCGCCACCACCGGATAATGCAAATTGAGCCGGTGAATGCGAAGTTGAGGACCTCACATGGATGTTTAGAACAGTAACTACCACCACACCAATGGCAATGAAAACAGCTGCACCAATAGCTATAAGTGCAGATATACTGAGGATGATTTTATGATGGCGGTTTTGTGAGGATGCTCCTGAGTTGGAGTAAGAAGAATTCGGATTCAGGACAATTGGTTTTTGATGGTCAATGGtgcaggagtgattgaagacagaACCACATAACAATGGATTACCAGAGATAGAAGAGGGAGATATGGTATCAAAGAAACCACCAACTGGTAACTCTCCTTGAAGATGATTGTGAGAAACATTGAATGATGAAATTTGGGAAAGATTTGTTAGCTCCTTTGGTAAGCTTCCAGAGAGTTCATTCCATGACAAATCTAAATACTGAAGATTGGTTAGATTTGCAATTGGTGCAGGGATTGAACCAATAAGCTTGTTGTGTGAAAGATTCCTGCAGCATTGACAATCAATAACTATTTAAATCTTCACTACTATATTCAACAAAATCAAGTAAAGTTTTGTTGGGAGAATTTGTCAAATGAATAACATCTTTTAAGTACAAGAAGCTTGCTTAGTTCTAAGTTGTTAGCAGTTCAACAAAATCAAGTAAAGTTTTGTTGGGAGAATTTGTCAAATGAATAACATCTTTTAAGTACAAGAAGCTTGCTTAGTTCTAAGTTGTTAGCAGTTCAATCTCTTATAAGTAAATCACCCACAttaagaaataaataattgtCATGAAACCACTTCTTTCAAAAAAAACTTAAGCTAGATTGAAAGAGTCACatgaatggttatatctctaacacgGCCTCTCATACAAGATTCTCTTTTTGGGTTTGCGTGAATTTCTgcatagactttttttttttattggtctTATGCTGAAATTCTCTCTTCTGGGGTTCAATAAAGATCGAACACTAGACCTTTCAGCTATAGAAACTCTGATACTATGTCATGATATCATTTCTCTCAAAAACTTAAGTTGATAAGAAGACACatgaatagttatatctctatCAATAATAAAGCATGAAAGATGGAAGCTATGAACTGAGAGCTTACAAGGATGTTAAGGATGAACACTTCTCAATTTGTCTTGGAATTCTTCCACTCAACAAGTTCTTTTGTAGCCTCAGTTCACTGAGAGAAACTGCACCTTCTATTTCATTAGGAATGCTTCCATTGAGCTTGTTCCCACTCAAGTCAAGAATGTACAAAGATTTGAGTTCTCCTATGCTTACTGGAATAGTGCCAGAGATGTTATTGGTTGACAAATTCAACACTTGCAAGCTACTGAGTCCTCCAATGCTGAATGGAATTTTGCCAGAAAATGCATTTGATGACAAATCCAAAATCTGAAGACCATGATAAGAAACAGGTATGGATTTTCTCAAGTTGTTTTCAGAAAGTGAGATACTTTGCAACCCCATCTTGAATATCCATGAAGGAAGGATCCCTGCCATGTGATTGTGACTAATGTCAAGAACCAAAAGCTTGTTGCAGTTTATCATTGAATCTGGTATGTTCCCAGTGATCTCATTCCTGGATAAATTCAACACACTCAGTGAATCAACATTTCCAATTGATTTTGGAATCCAACCAGAAAATCTGTTGTTAGAAAGGTCCAATATCTCCAAactcttcaattctccaatccaatcCGGAATGTGATCGGTGAACGAATTCCCCTGCAAACTGAGTGATGTGCATGAGGTGAGCCTTTGCATTGACTCAGGAATTTTCCCAGAGAGAAAATTATCACTGAAATCAATAAACTTTAACAGCAAGCAGCCTCCAATGTCCTCCGGAAGCCGGCCGGAGAGTCGGTTCTTGCCAAGCCTTAACTCCTTCAAATCATACAGATTCTGAATTCCTTCAGGAATCTCTCCTTCTAGCAGGTTACTTGAAAAATCAAATGATTGCAGACCCTTCAGATACCATATCCCGGATGGCAATTCACCATGTAGCTGATTAGAGGAAAAGTTTAGAGTTTCCAATGAAGTGCATGAACTCAAAGACTCGGGAACTTTACCTGAAAGGTTGTTATTTGCAAATGAAACTGATCTCAGAGACCAGCATTGTTGGAAAAAACCATTTGGGATTGGTCCATATAGATTGTTCTCACTGAAATCAAGAACTTGCAAATTCCCAAGGCTGGTAAGATCAGGGTTTATGCTCCCTGTGAAGTtgttcctagcaagtgacaaaaTCTGAAGGTTCTGCAATCTCAATAGGCCTCTATCAATGTGGCCAGAAAGAGAGAATCCATCAAGAACAAGGGCATTTACCCTATTAGTTGAAGGGTCACATTTCACACCAACCCAGTTGCAAGGGTtgttatcatcttcattccaagAAGTGAGTTTCCCATTTGGGTCTTGTAGAGCAGCTTTGAACACAATCAACCCCAGAACATCATCATTGAAAACTGTGTCTGTTGAGATCACTTGACCAAATAGAACTAGAAAATGGGACAGGAAGAATAACAGCACTTGCATCATGAATTTGCAGAAAGATAT is drawn from Arachis hypogaea cultivar Tifrunner chromosome 12, arahy.Tifrunner.gnm2.J5K5, whole genome shotgun sequence and contains these coding sequences:
- the LOC112728173 gene encoding leucine-rich repeat receptor-like protein kinase PXC2; this translates as MMQVLLFFLSHFLVLFGQVISTDTVFNDDVLGLIVFKAALQDPNGKLTSWNEDDNNPCNWVGVKCDPSTNRVNALVLDGFSLSGHIDRGLLRLQNLQILSLARNNFTGSINPDLTSLGNLQVLDFSENNLYGPIPNGFFQQCWSLRSVSFANNNLSGKVPESLSSCTSLETLNFSSNQLHGELPSGIWYLKGLQSFDFSSNLLEGEIPEGIQNLYDLKELRLGKNRLSGRLPEDIGGCLLLKFIDFSDNFLSGKIPESMQRLTSCTSLSLQGNSFTDHIPDWIGELKSLEILDLSNNRFSGWIPKSIGNVDSLSVLNLSRNEITGNIPDSMINCNKLLVLDISHNHMAGILPSWIFKMGLQSISLSENNLRKSIPVSYHGLQILDLSSNAFSGKIPFSIGGLSSLQVLNLSTNNISGTIPVSIGELKSLYILDLSGNKLNGSIPNEIEGAVSLSELRLQKNLLSGRIPRQIEKCSSLTSLNLSHNKLIGSIPAPIANLTNLQYLDLSWNELSGSLPKELTNLSQISSFNVSHNHLQGELPVGGFFDTISPSSISGNPLLCGSVFNHSCTIDHQKPIVLNPNSSYSNSGASSQNRHHKIILSISALIAIGAAVFIAIGVVVVTVLNIHVRSSTSHSPAQFALSGGGDEDYSGSPVKDPNYGKLVMFSGHAEFADGANNLLNKDSEIGRGGFGVVYCTVLRDGRSVAIKKLTISGLIKSQEDFEKEVKILGEIKHQNLVALEGYYWTSSLQLLIYEYLSRGSLHKLLHDENSKKVVLSWQQRFKIILGMARGLAYLHKLNMIHYNLKSNNVLIDCSYEPRIGDFGLVRLLPMLDHYVLSSKIQSALGYMAPEFACRTVRITEKCDVYGFGVLVLEVVTGRKPVEYMEDDVVVLCDMVRGALEGDKLEQCVDERLFGNFAAEEAVPLLKLGLVCASQVPSNRPDMAEVVNILEMIQCPSEGQEEIQISS